The nucleotide window GCTTACGCCAACGCGGGCGTCGACCCGGCGATCATGGGCATCGGCCCGGTCAGCGCCACCCGTCGTTGCCTGGACAAGGCCGGCTGGTCCATCGATCAACTGGACCTGATCGAAGCCAACGAAGCCTTCGCCGCGCAATCTTTGGCGGTGGCCAAGGATCTGGAATGGGACCAGAACAAAGTCAACGTCAACGGTGGCGCCATTGCCCTGGGCCATCCGATCGGTGCTTCGGGTTGCCGGGTGCTGGTGACGTTGCTGCATGAAATGATCAAGCAGGACGCCAGGAAAGGTCTGGCGACGTTATGCATCGGTGGAGGCCAAGGCGTGGCACTGGCCATCGAAAGAGCTTAAAAGCTTCGCGAGCAAGCCCGCTCCCACAGGGGATTTAGGTGAGGCACAGTTTTTGTGTTCACTGAAGATCAACTGTGGGAGCGGGCTTGCTCGCGAAAAGGCCCGATCAGGCAATACACCTCCCGACTCAGCCCACAAACTGCAAAATCAACCAGCTATTCGCCCCGCTGATCACCGTAAACAATCCCCACGCCAACACCCGCGTTGGCAGTCGATTCACAAACGGCCCCATGAGCTGCTGATCGTTGGTCATGCGAATCAACGGATACAACGCGAATGGCAATTGCAGACTCAACACCACCTGACTCAACACCAGCAGCTTGCCGATTGCCCCATCGCCCATCAGCCATACGCCGATAAACGCCGGGATCAGCGCCAGCCCGCGAGTGATCAACCGCCGTTGCCAGCAGGGCAGCCGCAGGTTCAGGTAGCCCTCCATGATCACCTGGCCGGCGATGGTGCCGGTGAAGGTCGAGCTCTGCCCCGACGCCAGCAACGCCACGCCAAACAGCACGCTGGCCAACGCACCGCCCACCAATGGATCGAGCAGATGATAGGCATCCTGGATGTCCACCACGTCGGTATGCCCGGTCTTGTGAAACGCCGCGGCGGCCAGAATCAGGATCGCGGCGTTGACCAGCAGCGCCAGCGTCAGAGAACCGATGGTGTCGATGCGCGCCAGTTTGACCGCGTCCTGCTTGCTGGCCAGGTCCTTGCCGATCATTCGGGTCTGCACGATCGAGGTGTGCAGATAGAGGTTATGCGGCATCACCGTGGCCCCGAGAATACCGATGGCCAGGTACAGCGGCGCCGCATCGCCGAGGGCTGAAAGTGACGGCGTAAAGCCCCGGGCGACGTCCGGCCAGTAGGGTTTGATCAGCAACAGCTCGACGAAGAAACACGCGCCAATAGTGCCCACCAGCACCAGCATGATCGCCTCCAGTCGGCGAAAGCCCCGGTTTTGCAGCGCCAATACCAGCAGCGTGTCGAACGCGGTGAGCGCGATGCCGAAGGTCAGCGAACAACCCAGCAGCAGGTGGAACGCCAGCGCACAGCCGAGCACTTCGGCGAGGTCGGTGGCGATGATCGAAATTTCCGCCAGCAGCCACTGGGTCCGTGCGGTCCGCGTGCTGTAGCGATCCCGGCACAACTGCGCCAGATCACGCCCGGTGGCGATGCCCAGACGCGAGCACAAACACTGCACCACCATCCCCGCCAGACTCGCCAGCAACACCACGAACAACAGGCTGTAGCCAAACCGCGAACCGGCCTCGATGGCGGTAGCCCAGTTGCCCGGGTCCATGTAGCCGATGGACACCAGCAAACCGGGGCCGGCAAAGCGCAGGACGCGCTTGAAGAAGGCTGCACGAGGGTCAACGGCAACCGTGCCGGCCACTTCCGGTGGGCAAAACGGCGCAGTACCGACTTCGGGCAAACTGAATTTCACACAAGCATCCGTCAACAGTTGGGAGCGCGCAGCTTAGACGTTTCGCGCACTCCGGTGTAGGCGCTCAGCGCTTGTGCAGAGAGCGCCCTGAGCATTTCCTCACCCGCAATGCTAACGTGGCCGGCTCACACCGATCGGAGACGCGTGCGTGCTGATGCTCAAACTGTTGGTGATTCCGGGATTTCTGTTGCTGATTTCCCTGGCCGGAAAACGCTGGGGCCCAAGCGTCGCCGGTTGGCTGTCGGGGTTGCCGGTGGTGGTCGGGCCGATTCTGTTCTTCCTCGCCATCGAGCAAGGCCTGGTGTTCGCCGCTCAGGCGGCGACGGCAGCGTTATCGGCAATGTTCGCAATGATTGCCTTTTGCGTGACCTATGCCCAGGTTGCACAACGCTTGAGCTGGCCGTGGGCGCTGACGATTTCGCTGCTGGTCTGGGCTCTGGCTGCCAGCGTGTTGTCGCTGATCCCGCCGTCGCTGGTGTTCTCGGTGATCGCGGCCGCCACCGCATTGCTGGCCGCGCCGCACCTGTTTCCCTCGGTGCAGCCCATCGTTTCAGGCCCGGCGCCGAAGTCCGACAAACTGCTGCTGCGCATGCTGGCCGGCGCCCTGCTCACATTGGCCGTCACATTGCTGGCCAGCACCGTGGGTGAACGCTGGAGCGGTCTGCTCGCGGTATTCCCGGTGCTGGGCAGTGTGATGGCGGTGTTTTCCCAGCAGACTCGCGGGCCGGCTTTTACTGCGGCGTTGCTCAGGGCGACAGCGACCGGGATGTATTCGTTTGCGGCGTTTTGTCTGGTGCTGGCGTTGGCGTTGCCAAGGTTGGGATGGCTGGGTTTTGTCTTAGGGGCAGGCGTGTCGTTGGGGATGCTATTGATCACTAAACGGCTGGCATTGCGTTCGAGAACTTAACGCTACCACGGCAGCTGCTACAGATCGCGATCCATGGGATGATCGCCGTCAAAGCGCGATCATCCCATGGAGAGTTTGAATGTCATTGTTGAGTAAAAAAGCCGTTGTTCTGCTGCTGATGGCGGCCGCCAGCCTCGGAGCCTTGAATGCGCAGGCGGCCAAGGCCACTGCCAAGGATACGGCACCGACCCAAAAGGTTTCGATGCTCGGCGGCAAGTTCACCTTCACCCTGCCCAAGGGTTTCATCGCCAACCCGCTGCCAGCCGGCGACGCGGCCACCGGTACCGCCGGGGCAACAGGCACGATGTACACCAACCAGACCACCAAAACCGTGGTGATCGCCGCTGAAAACACCATTCCCGGCGGCGTCAACGTCAAGGACAACGACGGTGAGTTCCTCGACGCCACCGTGTCCGCCTTCGCCACCGAGCAACGCAAGGCACTGCCGGACTTCAACAAACTGAGCGAAAAAAGCCTGACCCAGAAAGGCACGGGCCTGGGCCTTCGGCAGATCGACAGCACCGCCACCCAAGGCGGTGGCATGACCCTCGACAGCACGTTGATGGCCGCTTCCGGCACGCGCATGGCCATCGTTCAGATCATCTCCCGCCCCAACGACAAAACCGGCCACGAAACGCTGGTCAAACAGATCGTCACCGGCAAATAGACCCGACCGACTCAGGGATTGAGGCGCTGCAACCAGGCGCTCAGATCCTGCATCTCGGTGGCACTGATGCTGTGGCCGACACCTTCGTAGGCATGAAACTCAGGCTTGAGTGACAGGCGCTGCAACAGGCTGTCGGCCTCGGTGCCATCGTTGTAGGGCAAGCGTTTGTCGGCGGTGCCATGACCGATGAAAATCGCCAGCGACTGGCGTTTTTCATCCGGTTCGAGTTCGGACTTGAGCACCGGCAGGATTCGCCCGCTCAACGCCGCAATGCCACCTACTGCCTCGGGATGACGCAACGCCACTTCGTAGGACATGATCGCGCCCTGGCTGAAACCCACCAGGAATACCTTGTCCGTTTCGGTGTGATATTTCTTCGCCGCTTGGGCGACGAAGTCCAGTAGCACCTGGCCGCTGGCCTTCAGGTCGTCCGTCTCGCCGTTATAGGCGCCGTCGCCCTTTTTGCGAAACCACTGGTAACTGCCCTCCTCCATCGTCATCGGCGCCCGCACCGACAGATAGTTGTACTGCGGCGGCAATTCATCCTTGATGCCGAACAGGTCCTGCTCGTCGCTGCCGTAACCATGCAGGAAAATCACCAGAGGCTGGTGACGGGATTCAGCGTTGGCCTGCTCCAGGTATTTGAGCGGCAGATCGGTGTGCAGTGGGGTTTGAGCATGAACGGCGGTGGACGCCAGGAGCGTGAGCAGAGCGAGCAACTTCAACATTAACCTTCCTTCACGGCGCGCAGGATTCGGGGCAGAGCCTAACACTGTGAGGCGAGATGTCGATGATGGCCCAGGTATCTTCGCCGTTTCTGAGGCCGTCTTCGCGAGCGAGCCCGCTTGTGTCTTGCGCAGGAATTAGACTGAGGGTGAGAGCGGTGAGTGGGTACTGGCGCGCAGCACACCGACTTTCTTGCCCTTGAGTTCGGTCAGCGGGTCCTTGATGTCGCGACCCTCCTTCATCACGAAGCGTGCCGGGGTGTGGTAGTGCTTGATGGTGAAATCGACGTTCTTCTTGCGGTCGTCGGTGATGGTCATGGACGACAGGATCGCGTCGATTTTCTTGACCCTCAGGGCCGGGATCAGGCCATCGAACTCTTGCTCGACCCAGGTGCACTTCACCTTCATCTGCTCGCACAGCGCATCACCGATATCCACGTCGAAACCGGTGAGTTTGCCGTCCGGGGTTTTCATCGAAAATGTCGGATAACCGGCTTTTTGCCGATGGCCAGACGCTTAAGGTATTGGAATGGCACGAAGATGCGATCGATCTACCGCCAGGTGCGCAGTTGCGGGCCAGCAGTGACGTTTGTGAGCAGCAGATGCATCGCGTTGGCCCGGCACGGATGGGGTTGCAGTTCCACCCGGAGTGGAATGCCGAATCGGTGGCGAGGGAGCTTGCTCCCGCTCGGCTGCGAAGCAGTCGTAAATACTGAAGATGCGATCTATCCAGGAAATCGTGAGTGGCTGTTTTCAGGGCCGCTTCGCGCCCCAACGGGAGCAAGCTCCCTCGCCACACTGGGTCAGCATTCACAACTGATGGGCATCGCAATGGCGGGTTGCGCCACAACACTCAACTCAAACCCTTCATCCAGCCACCCGGTCACCCCGCCGATCATCTCCTTGACCGGGTAACCCAGCGCCGCCAGTTTCACCGCTGCCTTGTTGGCGCCGTTGCAATGGGGCCCTGCGCAATAAACCACGAACAGCGTGGATTTCGGATAAGCCGCCAGGCCATCGACCGTGATCAGTCGCCCCGCAATGTTGATCGCGCCCGGCACATGTCCGCGTTCGAACGCCAACGGTCCACGCACGTCCACCAGGACAAAATCCACATCGCCGGCCTGTTGGCTGCCGTATACGTCGGAACAATCAGTCTCGAAGGTCAGACGGTTGCTGAAATGCATCAGGGCGATGGCGGATGGGGCTGCGGGAATCTCGCGAACCAGGCTGGGCATGGGCTGTACTCCAAAGTCTCGGTGGGTGTGAGAAGACTTTATCTGCTCCGGGCTTGCCGCTACAGTGGCGCACAAGACACTCACCGGGAACTTTCCGCCAAATGCAGCCCACCCCAGGCTTGGTCGCGATTCTGGCCTACGACGGCCTCTGCACCTTCGAGTTCGGCATCGCCGTGGAGATCTTCGGTCTGGCGCGACCGGAGTTCGATTTCCCTTGGTATGAGCACCGCATCGTCGCTGTCGACCCAGGGCCGATGCGTGCCATGGGCGGCATTCAGGTGCTGGCCGACGGTGGGATGGAACTGCTTGAAGAGGCCCGGACCATCATCATCCCCGGCTGGCGCGACCGCAGCGCGGCGGTGCCTGAACCTTTGCTCGCAGCCCTGCGCCAGGCCCATGCCCGGGGCGCGCGATTGCTGTCGATCTGTTCCGGGGTATTTGTACTGGCGGCCACCGGTTTGCTCGACGGTCACGGCGCCACGACGCATTGGCGCTACACCGCTGAACTGGCCGAACGCTTTCCGGACATTCAGGTGGACCCGGACGTGCTCTATGTCGATTCGGGTCAGTTGATTACCTCCGCCGGCAGCGCCGCCGGCATCGATGCCTGCCTGCACCTGGTCGCGCGGGATTTCGGCACTCAGGTGGCCAACTCGGTGGCACGGCGGTTGGTGATGTCGCCGCAACGCACCGGCGGCCAGGCGCAGTTCATTCCGTCACCGGTCAGCCCGACGCCACGTAGCGATCTGTCGCGGGTCATGCAATGGGCGCGGGAACGCCTGCACGAACCGCTGGAAGTTCGCGACCTTGCCAGCGAAGCGGCCATGAGTGAGCGGACATTCCTGCGGCGATTCACCGATGCCAGCGGCATGCCACCCAAAGCGTGGTTGCAGCATGAGCGCCTGGCCCGGGCCCGCGAGCTGCTGGAGAGCACCCGTCAGAACACGGATCAGATTGCCCGGCACTGTGGTTATCGTTCGGTGGAGAGTTTTCGGGTGGCATTTCGCAGTGTGATTGGGGTGCCGCCTTCGGTGTATCGGGAGCGGTTTGGGCGAGAACCCATCATTATTAATGGCGATAAAGATACTTCTTCCTTATGAGAAAACATCTTTATTCATCGCCAATCTTAATATTGAACCGCCCACATCCTAACGCTTCGCTATTAATAAAATTATATTAAACATTCCTCATTCGCTGCCCATTGCATAATTATCCGCGCCTGCTTAACTGCAAAAACTGCTGATCGAAGCAGTGCCCGCAAAACACCACGGAAGGAATCGTTATGAGCAGTTCAACTCGCCATAGCATGCCCCCCTATGGGGTGGCCATCCAAGGCGCAATCAAGGCAGGCGACCTGCCGCAAATGAAGACGCTATTGAAACAACGCGATGCATCCACACCAGAAAATAAAGAGCTAAATGCCGCTTACGAGCAGTTGGCCAAGGAAGTCGCACGCCTGGAAAAGCATTAGTCGCTATTTCCGCTCCCCTTATTGCAATGGAGGCAATAATTATGTCTGGTTCTACTCAGCAACTTGTCGGCTTATTCCCCCTCAGCTACCGAATTGGTACTTCGGCACCGGGTGCACAAAGTCTGGCACTCAATATACTGGTCTTTACCCCTGATGAGACTGTAAACGGAACGGCTGCAATCACTCAGGCGACCAACCCGCCGCTGGATGTGCACTCCGATGTCTGGGGTGAATATACCTACCTGACCGTCATGTCACCGGGTGTCAGCAAAATCCTGATCACCGCTCAAGGCAATCAAGGCGGGCCGGGCTCGAATTCCATCGTGAATTTCAAGTTGCAACTGGTGGTGGGCACTGACTGGAAAGAAGGCGTCGCCAACTACTCGTACTTGAATGGTCAGCAGTGGGTCGAGGTCAACAATGCTCCCGCCCATCTCGTTGATTCGGTGCCGTCTAACGTCTCTGCACTGCCGCCGCTGGAGCCCGGTCCGGTCATTCCGCCGCAGTCATCTTATCCGCCAATCATGCCGCTGTACGCCGCACCGATTCAAAGTGCAATGGCCAGCGGTGACCTGGCTCAGATGAAAAACCTGGCGCGCCTGGCCCAACAACAACTGGATCAGCAACCCCAACTGACCAGTGCGCTTGAGGTGGCCAAGGGTGAAATCAGCAGGCAGGAACGCCGCTGATCCGACCACGAAACATGCCCGACTTGTCTTGAATACAAATAAGGGAGTAGCACCATGTCAATCGGACTTTTTCATACCCGCCTCAACGTCAGTAGTCATCTACTGGGCGCACCGGTTTTAACCCTGGATCTGCTGGTCGATACCGTAAAGAAAAAAGTCAGTGGGGTTGCCAGCATTTTCCAAAGCACCTATCCGCCTCTCAACTTCCGTGCCCGTGTATGGGGTGAGTACTCCGAGGCCAAACTGGTGCCGACGGCCGAGAACCACATCATCCTCACCCTGGCGGGCAGCCCGAGCGGCCCTCTCAGCCAGATCGCCCAGACTTTCGGCTTGAAAGGCATTTTAGGCGCCGATTGGGCGAGCGGTTATGTCGACTACAAGTACCAGGAACAGGGCATCTGGCACTACGTGAAACACGCCGCCGTCAGCCAGGCACCCGTTATTGTGCGCCCAGAGCATCCGCATCATGCGGTGCCGCTCTATGCCGTCGCGGTACAGCAAGCGCAAGCCAGCGGTGACCTGGCGCAACTGAAGGCCGTGGTGAGCCAGGGTGAACAGCAACTGGCCCACAGCGGTGCCCTGCGCAACGCACTGGATCAGTTGACCGCTGAAATCGCCCGCCTGGAGGCCCGCTAACCGGTCAGTCAGCGCAATCCATGTGGGAGCGGGCTTGCTCGCGAAGGCGGCGACACAGTCAACATTGACGTCGCCTGACACACCGCTGTCGCGAGCAAGCCCGCTCCCACAGGTTCCGTGCCTTGACTGCTCGGGTTCAATAACAAAAGGTAAATCCGGTCGCGCCATTGACCCAAGGAAGGCGCGAACACTTCGATGGATTCGTGCCGCGCACGCGTTTGTGCGCAAGGATTTTCCATGTCAGACAGTCGCCCTGCCCGCTACCTCAGTGAAACCGACCTCAAACGCTACGTGCCGGTGCATGTGGTCTGGGAAATCACCCTGGCCTGCGATCTCAAATGCCTGCATTGCGGCTCGCGCGCCGGCCATCGACGCCCCGATGAACTGAACACCCGGGAATGCCTGGACGTCATCGACGCCCTGGCGGCACTCGGCACCCGCGAGATCACCTTGATCGGTGGTGAAGCCTATTTACGCAAGGATTGGACTCAACTGATCCAGGCTATCCACGATCACGGCATGTATTGCGCCATACAAACCGGTGGACGCAACCTGACGCCCGCGAAAATGCAGGCAGCAGTGGAAGCCGGGCTCAATGGCGTCGGTGTTTCACTGGATGGACTGGCCCCGCTGCATGACGCGGTGCGCAATGTTCCGGGCTCGTTCGACAAGGCGGTGGATACCCTGCGACGCGCCAAACAGTCCGGGCTTGCGGTGAGCGTCAACACACAAATCGGTGCGGCCACGTTACCCGATCTGCCCGAGCTGATGGACCTGATCATCAACCTCGGCGCCACTCACTGGCAGATCCAGTTGACGGTCGCCATGGGCAACGCCGTCGATCACCCGGAGCTGTTGTTGCAGCCCTACCAATTGCTGGAGGTGATGCCGTTGCTGGCGCGGCTCTACCGCGAGGGGGTCGATCGCGGCCTGCTGATGAACGTAGGCAACAATATTGGTTACTACGGCCCTTACGAGCACATGTGGCGTGGTTTCGGCGACGAGCGCGTGCACTGGAGCGGCTGTGCCGCCGGCCAGACCGTGCTGGCGCTGGAAGCCGACGGCACGGTAAAGGGTTGCCCGTCATTGGCAACAGTGGGGTTTTCGGGCGGCAACGTACGCACCATGAGCCTGCACGATATCTGGCATTACAGCGAAGGCATGCACTTTGGCCGCCTGCGTGGTGTCGACGACCTGTGGGGTTACTGCCGAAGCTGTTACTACAACGACGTCTGCCGTGGCGGCTGCACCTGGACGTCGCACTCTCTGCTCGGCAAACCCGGCAACAATCCCTACTGCCACTACCGCGCGCTGGACCTGCAAAAACAGGGACTGCGCGAGCGCATTGTCAAACTCGAGGACGCGGCAAAGACGTCCTTCGCCGTCGGACGGTTTGACCTGATTACCGAACGCATCGACACCGGCGAGAAGGTGAACAGCGTCAGCGACAGCGGCCAGGTGATCAAACTGGCCTGGGCGAACCAGGGCCAGAAATCGCCGGACGAAGGACGGATTCCACCACAACTGGCGCTGTGTCGTGGCTGCTTGCAGTACATCCATGCACACGAAGTGACGTGCCCACACTGTGACGCCGATGTCGCCGCCGCAGAAGCCGTGCACCAGACAGACCGTGCCCGGCAACAAGCGATTATCAAGACGCTGACCGGTCTGTTGGGGTTACCGCAAAATACCTCGGTGTAACGATACTGACGATCCATCACGAGGGGGCGACCTTCATAGGCCACCCCCCCTTCCCTGTGAAAAGGACTTTACGGAGCCGTCGGGTGTTCGACGATCAGCGATTCGATGTTCCTTTTTTTCGCCCGGACGAGCGCCGCCGTCACTTCAGCTTGCTTGGCCTCTGCCTCGGCTTTCGAATTGAACGGTCCGACCAGAATACGAACCTTTCCATTTTCCTTGACGACATTGGAAACGAAGCTGTGCTCAATCAACCAGCCACTGAGGTCACTGACGGCCTGGGGTGTCTCGCCGCGCACTTCGACGTCCCATTGCGGGCCCGTTGCCGCCGCGGGGACGGAAGCGACTGCCGGTTGCGGCTTTTGAGCGTGAACACCCTTATCCTCACCACATCCGGCCAGCGTCAGTACTGCGATTACCAAGACCATTTTGCGCACAACGCTTCCCTCTTAATGCTTAAAGCAGCGATTTTAACATCCATGGATCCTTCTCGAGTGCCGCAAAATGGGCTCAAAACAACGAGATTGATGGTTGCGGCCTCTGTATAGTTACACCTTGGGAATTAATGCAGCATCTGCGCGTCAGAAAGAGGCACCCAAACTGTGAGACTTCGCACTAATCTATACGTAATACCGACCTCTGCACTGTCCAAATCAGGTGCCCTACAAAGCAATCAAGGAGAAAACCATGCTGATACTCACCCGCAAAGTCGGTGAAAGCATAAACATCGGTGATGACATTACGATCACCATTCTGGGCGTTAGCGGCCAGCAAGTCAGGATTGGCATCAACGCCCCGAAAGACGTTGCGGTGCATCGCGAAGAAATCTATCAACGCATTCAGGCTGGCCTGACCGCCCCAGACAAGCCACAAACACCCTGAATCCTGCTGCAGTCAGTAGCCAGCCCATTCAGCCTCGAATAACGGCTGGCTAAAGATTCAAGCGCCGCATCGCTCTCTGTCCAGTCTCTCTTTGCGATGCAATTGCAACGTGAAGCAGATACTACCGCCCGCCTTACGCCATGACTGTCAGACGTTTCGGATTTGCTGCGAGAAAGAACGTCCTGGCTAACCAAACGTCACACCACGCGCCATGCCCGTGGCCGCCACGACCATCAACACCAGCAACAGCGCTTCTATATGGCTGATACGGGCAAACAGCGCTGCACGCCCGGTATCGATAGCCGCGCCACGCCCCAGTGCCACCCGCCATTTGATCAGCGCCACCATAGGCGCAACTTCCAGCAACAGGATAAGGACGAAGAGTGTCATTTTGAGATGAAACAGGGGTTGGTGAAGATAGTAGTCAGTGCCTTTTTCGTACCCGCCAAAGGCTCGCACCCCACCCGTGATCAGGAGAATGACCGCAGAGATCCCCCACAGATTATCTGCAATCAAAACACGGCGAGCTTCCCCCGCCCCGGTAATCAGACGATGTAGAGCCGTGCCGCGGGTCAGTACCGCCCAAAAGCCCAGAGCAAAGGCCAAGAGGTGAATTGCCGCCAGAAACCAGTGAGCCAGCATCGACATACTCCCATCAGGACAAAGTTGAATCAGCCCTACAGTAGTAGTCCATCGCGTGGGATTTGCCTACGCATGCGGCTCCGCTGAATACCCGCACATAGCCACCGCCAGGGCGACCGACTCTATCGGCAAATAGCGGGCGCAAAAAAGCCGGGCTCCTGATGGATACCCGGCTTTGAGAGTCTTGGACTTAATCTATTCTTTTGGAAATCGAAGTGCGAGCGTTGCTCAACCCTTTCGTGTTGTGAACGCCAGGCGTAGAAGCCGAAATGGCAGAGGCCTTCGTCACTCCTCGCGTGTCCCTGGAATGCGCAATGCCCGAAGTGACGGCCCCATGGCCACGGTCACTGTTACGTTCGCTACCATAGTGGTTGCCACTGACGCCATGATCCCGAACGGCTTTGCCGGCGTGATCGCTGCTCAAGCCCGCGCCGTGGCCATTGCTGCTGACGCCGCCGGAATGGCCAGAATCACCGTGGCCGCTATTGCCACCATTACCACCGCCATTGCCACCGCCGTTACCGCCGCCATTGCCACCACCGTTACCACCGCCATTGCCACCACCGCCACCACCGCCATTGCCACCACCGCCACCACCCTTCGCGTAGGCGGAGTTCATGATGGACAGATCAGCGGGCAATAACGGGGCGGCCGCAAGCATCAACACGCATGACATGACAGCAGCAAGACTCTTGTTTTTAAATAACATGGTGGGTTCCGTGGAGGTTGATATTGCACGGAACAATTGACTGTTTCGGCCCCACACAGTTCAAAGGCCGCCGACCAGCGGGCAGGCAATGGGCAGTTATCGAACCTGCACGCTGCTTACCGCGATGTTGCTGGTCGTCATGCTGCAAGGGCGCGATTGAAATTTATCGCTTTCACATCAATCGAACGCACCATTGAGCACCTCGTAGATGATCCCGGTGGCGATGGCCACCAATATCAAGTCAGTGCCAACCTGTTGCCACTCGTAGCCATCGTAGTGGGGAAGCCTGCCGAGCAGTCGGCCATCGAGTTTTTTGGCGATCCCCGGCGGAAGAGGTTTTCCGCGGGCGAGGTTTTTTTGAATACCGGGCGGCAAGGCGGGACCGGGGCTCCAGTAATCGCGATAACCACCCACGATTCCAAGGACACTACCGTGGTTGATGCTCGGGCCGTGACTCCAGTCGTCACCCCCTGAACCTTTCCCTTTGTTGCCATGACCGGAGTTGCCATGGTCCTGGTTGTATTGTGGATTTCCCTTGCCGCCTCCCTGGCCCTTTCCGTTTCCCGGGTCGGCCAATGCAGTCACTGAACCAGACACCAAGGCAAGACACGTCATAGCGGCGATCAACGAGCGAGATCTAAACATATCCGTTCTCTCAAAAAGGGGATGTTCCCTGCAATGTAGACGGTTATGGCTGTGTTAGTTCAGAAACAGTGTTCACGGGGGGGTGACAGGCCAGATGGGAAATCGAACAACGAATGGAGAGCAGCGCTGGCCCAGTTAGTTGATGGCTGGGCCAGACGAAGCAACTACAGCATTACGGTTGAGAGCATGCCTAAAGCCCCCAGGCAAAACCCGATGAGTGCGCCACGTCCTGGTGCTTCATGAAACAAGTACCAAACCACTATCGGCTCAAGGAGCAATAGCGACGTGACTGAAATCACCGTAACAATCCAGATATCACCGACAGCAACATAGCCCAGCCAATATGCGCCCAGCAGGCAAAAACCGGCAAAGCTCATCAGCACGACGGGAAGCATGAATGCCTCCCATGAACTACTACCTGTTTGGGCAAGCCTGGCGGTTACCACCTCACTGTAGATCGCGCAAAACTCACCCACCACCATCAGCCCTAGAGCAGAAACTCCGAGTAGTTCTTTGGACATATCAAAAATTCCTTCGTATTCAGAGCAAGATTTCTCAGTTCCCAGCCAGCAATGTCGCTGCCTGGCGATCCGTTGCAGTGATACGAAGCAGTCTTGAATAGCCCTGAATTACCGAAGTGCTTTTCCATGCTCATTTCCTTCTCGGGGTGTGAATCCAGGCACCAGAATAGTGAGTGCCCGCACCGATCATACGTTCCGTTAACCGCCGCTAACAACCGGCGCCTCCCCTGCCTGTACGAATCCCCAGTAACGCCCCGCGCCCGCCCGATAGTAGCCTTATGCCTTCATGCAACGGATCTCCCAGTCCTTTGCCTGCAAGCCCAAGGATTGGGATTGCGCC belongs to Pseudomonas sp. B21-015 and includes:
- a CDS encoding SPOR domain-containing protein encodes the protein MRKMVLVIAVLTLAGCGEDKGVHAQKPQPAVASVPAAATGPQWDVEVRGETPQAVSDLSGWLIEHSFVSNVVKENGKVRILVGPFNSKAEAEAKQAEVTAALVRAKKRNIESLIVEHPTAP
- the csrA gene encoding carbon storage regulator CsrA, with product MLILTRKVGESINIGDDITITILGVSGQQVRIGINAPKDVAVHREEIYQRIQAGLTAPDKPQTP
- a CDS encoding DUF2214 family protein, whose product is MLAHWFLAAIHLLAFALGFWAVLTRGTALHRLITGAGEARRVLIADNLWGISAVILLITGGVRAFGGYEKGTDYYLHQPLFHLKMTLFVLILLLEVAPMVALIKWRVALGRGAAIDTGRAALFARISHIEALLLVLMVVAATGMARGVTFG
- a CDS encoding RcnB family protein gives rise to the protein MFRSRSLIAAMTCLALVSGSVTALADPGNGKGQGGGKGNPQYNQDHGNSGHGNKGKGSGGDDWSHGPSINHGSVLGIVGGYRDYWSPGPALPPGIQKNLARGKPLPPGIAKKLDGRLLGRLPHYDGYEWQQVGTDLILVAIATGIIYEVLNGAFD
- a CDS encoding GDL motif peptide-associated radical SAM/SPASM maturase, which gives rise to MSDSRPARYLSETDLKRYVPVHVVWEITLACDLKCLHCGSRAGHRRPDELNTRECLDVIDALAALGTREITLIGGEAYLRKDWTQLIQAIHDHGMYCAIQTGGRNLTPAKMQAAVEAGLNGVGVSLDGLAPLHDAVRNVPGSFDKAVDTLRRAKQSGLAVSVNTQIGAATLPDLPELMDLIINLGATHWQIQLTVAMGNAVDHPELLLQPYQLLEVMPLLARLYREGVDRGLLMNVGNNIGYYGPYEHMWRGFGDERVHWSGCAAGQTVLALEADGTVKGCPSLATVGFSGGNVRTMSLHDIWHYSEGMHFGRLRGVDDLWGYCRSCYYNDVCRGGCTWTSHSLLGKPGNNPYCHYRALDLQKQGLRERIVKLEDAAKTSFAVGRFDLITERIDTGEKVNSVSDSGQVIKLAWANQGQKSPDEGRIPPQLALCRGCLQYIHAHEVTCPHCDADVAAAEAVHQTDRARQQAIIKTLTGLLGLPQNTSV